AGTTGTGCTTCCCATAATGTTTCAGCTGTTTTAATCCCATATTCTTTTGCAATTGGGCATGCAGCTAAAATAATGCCGCTTCTTCTGGATGGATCACCAGACACCACAAGTGGCTTATTCTGATAGTCTGGGTTTGTTGCCTTTTCAATGGAGGCGTAGAAAGATTGCATATCAACCAAAAAGATAACTTTAGACATTCTTAACATCTCCCAAAAAGAACCTACGTTCGTATGTATAGTATATACGAACGTAGGTTCTTTTATCAATGGGAATTGTTTACTCTATTCTTTTATGTAACGATCAAGTTGCTTCACTAATTGATGGCGGAGCAGCTTATTAGAGGCATTACGAGGCAAACTTTCTACTATATAAAAAGCCTTCGGGACTTTATACTTTGCTAATAATTCTCTACACTGTTGTTTTACTAAATCTAAATTCAGTTTATCTTCAACTATAATAAAAGCTACGGGAACCTTGCCCCACTTGGGATCTTTTTGACCAACAACTCCAGCCTCTTTAATTCCATCTATACTTCCTAAAACGTTTTCTATTTCAGCAGGATAAACATTCTCCCCACCAGAGATGATTAAATCCTTTCTTCGATCAACAACATATAAAAAACCTTCCTCATCAAGATAACCTAGATCACCAGTGGCAAGCCAACCTTGACGTAAGACAGTTTGATTGGCGGATTCGTTTTGATAATAACCCTTTGTCACCATTGGGCCTTTCACAAAAATTTCACCAATTTCTAATGGATTGGCTTCTTGCTTGTCATTCATCACTTTCATTTGCGCGGTAAAAAGAGCCTTTCCTGCTGATCCAATTTTTCTTAATGCTTCATTCGGACTTAAGGTTACAACTTGCGAACTCGTTTCGGTCATTCCGTAAGTTTGAAAAACTGGAATGTGTTTTTTTCTTGCCTTTTCTAACAAATAAGCGGAAGCTGGTCCTCCACCAAGTAACATACATCTAAATTCTTCTGGATAGCTTTTAGTAGCCAATTTCTCCATTAAGCGATCTAACATAACGGAAACAACAGAAACGATTGTAACACCTTTAGCCATAATC
The nucleotide sequence above comes from Paraliobacillus zengyii. Encoded proteins:
- a CDS encoding o-succinylbenzoate--CoA ligase codes for the protein MIEKTPHWLDKQATLTPNEIAIESPLIAPVTFSILRDRAQKFAKKLRFLGVQEGEHVAIHSKNSLEMIIAIHGLSYLGAVIVLLNTRLSKSELAFQLDDANARYLITTTEDQPYLEGLVNSDIVKVFSFLTVEKQPEMASDLKKELNLDDIFTIIYTSGTTGKPKGVVHTYGNHWSSAIASALNLGIDKQDKWLATLPLFHVGGFSLLMKSVIYGMPIYLLEKFEVEDIHQAIMAKGVTIVSVVSVMLDRLMEKLATKSYPEEFRCMLLGGGPASAYLLEKARKKHIPVFQTYGMTETSSQVVTLSPNEALRKIGSAGKALFTAQMKVMNDKQEANPLEIGEIFVKGPMVTKGYYQNESANQTVLRQGWLATGDLGYLDEEGFLYVVDRRKDLIISGGENVYPAEIENVLGSIDGIKEAGVVGQKDPKWGKVPVAFIIVEDKLNLDLVKQQCRELLAKYKVPKAFYIVESLPRNASNKLLRHQLVKQLDRYIKE